One genomic window of Chlamydiales bacterium STE3 includes the following:
- a CDS encoding putative TolQ protein (Product derived from UniProtKB/Trembl:Q6MA28;Gene name derived from UniProtKB/Trembl:Q6MA28), translating to MLLKILLINNPFFDSYIHSDFLGKLIFIGLIILSILSWIIIIYKTRQTLITKKNSFKFKERLEKQKGQVLNLDHDITVPSSSFKEIYLSLKKVSLELLNKNHHFLKHQHATAETSFLSQGDIDCVEAKLLTTVSKESKHLEQNLFILATIITLAPFLGLLGTVWGILTTFSELQAQGGPAHQTVLNGLSLALATTVLGLIDAIPALIGYNYLKNSLKDFETDMISFSRELLATLEMRYRKVDLN from the coding sequence ATGTTACTAAAAATTTTATTAATTAACAACCCTTTCTTTGATTCTTATATTCATTCCGACTTTCTAGGTAAACTAATTTTTATCGGATTAATTATCTTATCTATTTTAAGTTGGATAATCATTATATATAAGACTCGCCAGACTTTAATTACTAAGAAAAATTCTTTTAAATTCAAAGAAAGGCTAGAAAAACAGAAAGGGCAAGTTCTTAATCTCGACCATGACATTACGGTACCCTCTAGTTCTTTCAAGGAGATCTATCTCTCTTTAAAAAAGGTCTCTTTAGAACTCCTTAATAAAAATCATCATTTTCTTAAACACCAACATGCTACCGCTGAAACTTCTTTCCTCTCCCAGGGGGATATCGATTGTGTCGAGGCAAAGCTACTTACAACAGTGTCTAAAGAAAGCAAGCATTTAGAGCAAAATCTTTTTATCTTGGCTACGATTATTACCCTTGCTCCTTTTTTAGGGTTGCTCGGAACAGTCTGGGGAATTTTAACAACATTTTCTGAACTGCAAGCTCAGGGAGGACCAGCACACCAAACAGTTTTAAATGGGCTCTCCCTCGCTCTTGCAACAACTGTTCTTGGGCTTATTGACGCAATTCCTGCGCTCATTGGCTATAATTATTTAAAAAATTCTTTGAAAGACTTTGAAACCGACATGATCAGTTTTTCAAGGGAGCTTTTAGCAACGCTCGAAATGCGCTACAGAAAAGTTGATTTAAATTAA